In the genome of Hugenholtzia roseola DSM 9546, one region contains:
- the lptE gene encoding LPS assembly lipoprotein LptE encodes MQVRKYTSFAFLGFVAVLLMGLLGACAQVSLFSFSGTSLNPEIKTISIQAVENEAGNGPPSLSINFTEKLKDYYIRNTKLNLVQGEGDMQLDAVISGYEVTPIAPTGDQIAGLQRLTITLSVNYFNAYDEQASFENKSFSQFEDFPPDRNLADVENDLIQVISDRIIFDIFNATAGNW; translated from the coding sequence ATGCAGGTCAGAAAATATACTTCCTTCGCCTTTTTGGGCTTTGTGGCAGTTTTGCTAATGGGGCTTTTGGGTGCTTGCGCCCAGGTGTCGCTTTTTAGTTTTAGTGGCACTTCGCTCAATCCCGAAATCAAGACTATTTCGATTCAGGCGGTAGAAAATGAGGCGGGTAATGGTCCGCCAAGTCTTTCTATCAATTTTACAGAAAAATTAAAAGATTATTACATTCGCAACACCAAATTAAATTTGGTGCAGGGCGAAGGCGATATGCAGCTCGATGCCGTCATTAGCGGTTATGAGGTTACGCCGATTGCTCCTACGGGCGACCAGATTGCGGGCTTACAACGCCTGACCATTACGCTAAGTGTCAATTATTTCAATGCCTATGATGAGCAGGCAAGTTTTGAAAATAAATCTTTTTCACAATTTGAGGATTTTCCGCCCGATAGAAACCTTGCCGATGTAGAAAATGATTTAATTCAGGTCATTTCAGATAGAATTATTTTTGATATATTCAACGCAACGGCAGGGAATTGGTAA
- a CDS encoding BspA family leucine-rich repeat surface protein: MKNFSTLLLQKFVFSFLSLLFLTSIGASWLRAQVPTISSFAPTSGAVGAVVTINGNNFAVPHTNNTVYFGGARVIPTGGTATSLTVEVPAGAVSQEPIYVENNISNRFGSSLLVSPYFFRTTQTPNAIVENIRYNATSYPTSQNTRANVVADFNNDGNMDFYATGSGQLFLGDGEGGFATPTTHTDGDRGAAADFNGDGNMDIVVGGAGGTGTETRILLGDGTGGFTVGANIGTYRNGIEVADMNNDGYIDIVGTDFTGNRVATLLNNGAASFTAYTRTIANATDVFLADFDGDGDIDVAVGSQGTGCHIGFNNGAGQVNTFPAFTFYSYGQNGTYISGADFDNDGDIDLAGSGNFDAGVFLMLNDGLGGFGTPTNLTPTGSTDARGVVAADFNGDGNADIAYTQYGGSVRVRIGNGDGTFQAPITLNTTTTATINIVPADFNNDGYTDFVVGYLNNQTSVHLHRPILFSRQNGDWNDPNTWSVDACGGVSSGAIPTQNNNVVICGHIVTLNANSTCNDLTIQTGGTLLTENFDLDIRGNTINSGTFEDNASGGTTTFRGTLTNNRALRVTGAANNSTFRFRGNITNNAAAIEFNLVESISYVFENNPVTITNLATTVGSNMVFGSFNASGTLNSNVTIANGTAREIQFITNIGLDVSSGVTLQNNYSTGTFVTGRLVGLGSFVNGTNARLRYVAVLAPAIATFDASTNAGNIVEYTALNADVLATTYRNLVIASAGTANLTGATTVQQNLTINTGATLDVTLSNHPLTFAPLAANFGLVNNGAFEARAGTVSFTGGVNQTIGGGVNTTFHNLTINQSAASTVTLSRSIVVDNDLTLALGRIVLGTNTLTHNSSADPIVTGGWVNTNGTGTFIKSVAGTDLLFPVGSNAARQSVIINNAVANASVRFRTPTPAVPNSGLGAWEINNGSTSSNIRIVNPIGGAISVGVSEIAFYDGTIWNTITPTTYPSATDYEALVPFVGAPRQIGIFSTTAYYTLGNATWDVNSNFWSTDGVTGCNCSPVGQVNATVIINSGHVVGVPLAVNIATGNSIDLYGTLTLTNGNTNAIASLTTSAGSTINILAGTLNLATATTFNGTVSNQGGTIPAAPALTFADGSTYIHARNGGAIPTATWGATSNCRITGITNLAISAGLGQTFGNFEWACFSQTVPQNNNASMIVQGNFTLTHTGTSNFNLNGNTLDLKGNWLNNHNVSSFNAAAANSTVIFSGTSPQTIGGSSATNFRNLTINNTAATPTVTITNTFSYAINQTLTLTAGRFVIGSSNILYPSTVAAITGAGWIETNGTGSFQRNPGAGFPSAQFPVGDATAKRLVTMNIGAGSNRVRFVTPISPAITGTNPTAGMWDIFVAASNVITFNNVTDAIATGRIHKEVAGAWTLLPSTVTYPTFSTSGIESSGNFTIFSPPTTYYTLGNATWNVNSNNWSNDGTNPCNCSPAGVANATVYIRNTDEVTVAGAGDIALNNTIDITGFGVLTLQNGNTNPFTLSTNTAGSTINLLAGTLNLATATTFNGTVSNQGGTIPAAPALTFADGSTYIHARNGGAIPTATWGNTSTCHVTGMTNLQPTNISGQSFGHLVWDSPSQTIGTSLFNAGVNENCTVKGNFTVLNVGTGSLTLKNGGGATVNNFLVEGNCIIEDDFTIQANPAGASTALEVWGDFTRTAGFFRFTSNNGAALGELILEGDFNNAGAFEHYTNSRLVFAGANDQTVTGNLPFTAGTGAFEVRIDKDAAANTVTLGGNITFGGTNTLNIQQGTLTTIATARTLNFTNIIGVGILDMSTGGVAHTLNLNGTGNTFNGTLISSANSLVNYNGTVAQNIFAPSSGSYGRLTLTNANVKTLLGNISLIGNFTNNAGAGNFDPDTFGVSFIGTNAQTIGGSSGTNFALLTIDNAANVGLAQSINAQSLHLEEGRLTLNTHDFGFSGTAAALTRNTGWIETNDLGSFILLNANTNFTFPIGSDTQYQPLRLSNAAANANVRFGTSTAPLTSGTASWFAQNSGATSDVVLVNPQGAGIVPNFSKIQEYTTAWNPLPTTDYPASDEYRLPAYLFDTSVKEFGIKEGSPFVTTWQTTAANESITIPHDGTGYNFTVDWGDSNIEVLTDVDFPFTHTYTTAGTYTVSITGDFPRIYFNNGGDRLKIRSIEQWGDIAWTSMENAFWGCGNLTYNATDAPDLSGVSNLAQMFRAATLFNGNLNNWDVSTIQNLNFMFWGCGNFNQPLDAWDVSSVTTMSNTFWGCNIFNQPLNSWNVSSVTNMNGLFVNNIAFNQPLDNWDVSNVTNMGNMFWGCFIFNQNITVWDISSVADLSFMFYNASSFNQNLATWNVNNVINLSNMFLNATAFNQNLGSWNLRTAGVDMNNMLDNCGMNTANYDATLIGWATNPSTPNNVTLGALGRTYCAAQTQRNTTLVGTKSWTINGDTFNCGVYYSRKDGDWTDATIGDGTWSTVALGGASCDCVPPAGANVVIDHTVTADIAIAPLQITLSGTLDLQNLNHTLATTTILNSGGTGILEISGNTAALAIASTSGDFFTTPTNIVRFNGAAAYQIALRSYPTIENNLSAGVLGLETVTPTSIDVYGDLRATNGANSGFLSNGHTIVMPDIAPATHQIIGLGTSGFSFQNLTIESNTTTGTAGAIDINGTLFVEAGAIFTNNTPFFQVATATATIDGTGNFVNNAALYYNSDVPIQMAAANLDFNTNPNDVIYQSGTASPAPTTYRQLFFRNSRNTVAGTITAQNVAFDNTTGAASLTLVDGTIITTNDLNLQNSNGATLDFGIGNATVTVNNTLNGNANSIIVHNAGVGSTQLLDLKGANNTLNAFNNTSAGTSIVRYSGNVDQNVFASPNYQNIEIQGGALKTLQGNVTASGTLTLTDGRVVLGANNLTLSNTAVNDQIQPLPITAASFVIAEGTGRLTRQNLTSLNFALFPLGVGTNLEMVQVRVGTTGSAASAGFSTPLAPLNPAGTFNPASGIWKVAADGSSEVAILPSSTLAGAKVHKLNAGFWENTGITTTFSDPPPTYTTNALDLSTEQTFTLFAKPEITLTTIPLAASNVPQGTADYPIYAFSAAVVGGNTDFQSINLTTSGSYQVSDLVNFQLWYNTTNDFATASAISTPVGIVTSGSSLNIATPQTINDGQTGYFWITTSVANAAIPTRDMLMQLPIAASFSVGDIIGFLDAGNTHTIVCAPLAFTTPSPLPNGTVGAAYTQTVAVSGLNPITTYAVQTGALPTGLVLNPTTGEISGTPTVNGISSFTLRATDGTGYFADGNYQITVGCPAVTYAASPPSETICSGATTNITLSSSPAGATFSWTVAATGTVTGQSAGAGTTIAQTLSGSGTVTYTVTPDYFGCAGTPFDVVVTVDIISPTISCPANISVNNDAGVCGAAVTYPAPTFADNCAGATVSQTAGLASGA; encoded by the coding sequence ATGAAAAATTTTTCTACCCTACTGCTGCAAAAGTTTGTTTTTTCTTTTTTGAGCCTCTTATTTTTGACCTCAATAGGCGCGTCTTGGCTTAGGGCGCAAGTGCCTACGATAAGTTCTTTCGCACCTACCTCTGGAGCTGTGGGCGCAGTTGTTACTATCAATGGTAATAACTTTGCTGTGCCGCATACGAATAATACAGTGTATTTTGGTGGGGCGAGGGTAATTCCTACTGGGGGGACGGCTACGAGTCTGACGGTGGAAGTGCCTGCGGGGGCAGTTTCACAAGAACCTATTTATGTAGAAAATAATATTTCCAACCGCTTCGGCTCGTCTTTATTGGTAAGCCCCTATTTTTTCAGAACGACACAAACGCCTAATGCTATTGTAGAGAATATTCGTTATAATGCTACTTCTTATCCTACAAGCCAGAACACAAGAGCGAATGTAGTGGCAGATTTTAATAACGACGGCAATATGGATTTTTATGCCACTGGTTCGGGGCAGTTGTTTTTAGGAGATGGTGAAGGTGGTTTTGCCACGCCTACTACACATACCGATGGTGATAGAGGTGCAGCAGCCGATTTCAACGGTGATGGCAATATGGACATCGTTGTGGGAGGTGCTGGAGGTACTGGTACTGAAACTCGCATTCTTTTAGGTGATGGTACAGGAGGCTTTACTGTGGGAGCAAATATTGGGACGTATCGCAATGGCATCGAGGTGGCTGATATGAATAATGACGGTTATATAGATATTGTCGGTACAGATTTTACGGGCAATAGGGTTGCTACACTTCTTAACAATGGAGCAGCTAGTTTTACGGCTTATACCCGTACTATTGCCAATGCTACTGATGTCTTTCTTGCTGATTTTGACGGTGATGGAGATATAGATGTAGCAGTAGGTTCACAAGGGACAGGCTGCCACATAGGTTTTAATAACGGTGCAGGGCAAGTGAACACTTTTCCAGCCTTTACCTTTTATAGCTACGGACAAAACGGTACTTACATTTCAGGAGCAGATTTCGACAATGACGGAGATATAGATTTGGCAGGTTCAGGTAATTTTGATGCGGGGGTTTTCCTGATGCTTAATGATGGTTTAGGAGGTTTTGGAACACCTACCAACTTGACACCAACAGGGTCTACCGACGCAAGAGGAGTCGTGGCAGCAGATTTTAATGGAGATGGCAATGCAGATATTGCTTATACGCAGTACGGGGGAAGTGTTAGAGTACGTATAGGGAATGGAGATGGTACTTTTCAAGCTCCGATTACTTTAAATACCACTACAACAGCAACCATAAATATTGTGCCTGCTGATTTCAATAATGACGGCTACACCGATTTTGTTGTGGGATATTTGAATAATCAAACATCTGTACACCTGCATCGCCCTATTTTATTTTCCCGCCAAAATGGGGATTGGAACGACCCTAATACGTGGAGTGTCGATGCTTGTGGCGGTGTGTCTTCAGGAGCAATCCCTACTCAAAACAATAATGTGGTCATCTGCGGACATATTGTAACTCTCAATGCAAATTCGACTTGTAACGACTTGACCATACAGACAGGGGGGACTTTACTCACCGAAAATTTCGACCTCGATATTAGAGGCAATACCATCAATAGCGGCACATTTGAGGATAATGCTTCAGGCGGGACTACTACTTTTAGAGGCACGCTTACCAACAACAGAGCCTTGCGCGTAACAGGTGCTGCCAATAACTCTACCTTCCGTTTCAGAGGCAATATAACGAATAATGCGGCAGCTATTGAATTTAATTTGGTTGAAAGTATTAGTTATGTTTTTGAAAATAATCCTGTTACAATTACCAATTTAGCTACTACTGTTGGTTCAAATATGGTATTCGGCAGTTTCAATGCTTCGGGTACGCTCAATAGCAATGTTACGATTGCCAATGGTACTGCAAGAGAAATTCAGTTTATTACCAATATAGGCTTAGATGTGTCTTCGGGCGTTACGCTACAAAATAATTACAGCACAGGTACTTTCGTTACCGGACGTTTAGTAGGACTCGGTTCTTTTGTCAATGGTACAAATGCACGCTTGCGTTACGTTGCGGTACTTGCCCCTGCGATTGCTACTTTTGATGCTTCTACAAATGCAGGAAATATTGTAGAATACACAGCTTTAAATGCAGATGTACTTGCTACTACCTATCGAAACCTCGTGATAGCCAGCGCGGGTACGGCAAATCTGACGGGTGCAACTACGGTGCAGCAAAATCTAACGATAAATACAGGTGCTACGCTTGATGTAACCCTAAGCAATCATCCACTTACATTTGCACCCTTAGCCGCAAATTTTGGTTTGGTGAATAACGGAGCATTTGAGGCAAGGGCAGGCACAGTTTCTTTTACAGGAGGTGTTAATCAAACTATTGGCGGAGGTGTCAATACTACTTTTCATAATTTGACCATCAACCAATCGGCTGCCTCTACTGTTACCCTTAGTAGGTCTATTGTGGTAGATAATGATTTAACACTAGCACTCGGTAGAATTGTATTAGGAACAAATACCCTTACACACAATAGCAGTGCTGACCCTATCGTAACTGGCGGTTGGGTAAATACCAATGGTACAGGTACTTTTATCAAATCAGTGGCTGGAACAGATTTACTTTTCCCTGTGGGCAGTAATGCGGCACGTCAATCTGTCATTATCAATAACGCTGTGGCAAATGCTTCGGTGCGCTTTCGCACTCCTACCCCTGCTGTACCCAATAGCGGCTTAGGGGCTTGGGAGATAAACAATGGTTCTACCAGTTCAAATATTCGTATCGTGAATCCCATAGGCGGAGCAATAAGTGTGGGAGTGTCTGAAATAGCATTTTATGATGGTACTATTTGGAATACCATAACCCCAACTACCTACCCTTCTGCTACTGATTACGAGGCTTTAGTACCTTTTGTAGGCGCACCACGCCAGATTGGTATTTTTTCTACTACGGCGTATTATACTTTGGGCAATGCTACTTGGGATGTGAATAGCAACTTTTGGTCGACTGACGGGGTAACAGGTTGTAATTGCAGTCCAGTAGGGCAGGTAAATGCGACGGTCATCATCAATAGTGGGCATGTGGTAGGTGTCCCCTTGGCTGTTAATATTGCCACAGGCAATAGCATAGACCTATATGGTACGCTGACTTTAACTAATGGTAACACCAATGCCATCGCCTCGCTTACTACTTCGGCAGGCTCTACGATAAATATTTTGGCAGGAACGCTTAACCTTGCTACTGCTACCACTTTTAATGGAACGGTGAGCAATCAAGGTGGGACAATTCCTGCCGCCCCTGCTCTTACCTTCGCCGATGGCTCTACCTACATTCATGCAAGAAATGGCGGTGCCATTCCTACGGCTACTTGGGGAGCGACTTCTAACTGTCGCATTACGGGCATAACAAACTTAGCCATTTCTGCGGGTTTGGGGCAGACGTTTGGTAACTTTGAGTGGGCTTGTTTTTCGCAAACTGTTCCTCAAAATAATAATGCTTCTATGATAGTGCAAGGGAACTTCACCTTGACTCATACAGGCACAAGTAATTTTAATTTGAATGGAAATACCTTAGACCTTAAAGGAAATTGGCTCAATAACCATAATGTATCAAGTTTCAATGCAGCCGCTGCAAATAGCACAGTCATATTCAGTGGTACTTCTCCTCAAACCATAGGCGGAAGTAGTGCAACAAATTTTAGGAATTTGACCATTAACAATACGGCTGCTACCCCTACGGTTACTATTACAAATACGTTTAGTTATGCCATAAACCAAACCTTAACACTTACGGCAGGTAGATTTGTGATAGGGTCAAGTAATATTTTATACCCCTCTACTGTAGCTGCTATTACAGGTGCAGGTTGGATAGAAACCAATGGTACAGGTAGTTTTCAGAGAAATCCCGGAGCCGGATTTCCCTCAGCCCAGTTTCCTGTGGGAGATGCTACTGCCAAAAGGTTAGTAACAATGAATATTGGTGCGGGTAGCAATAGGGTGAGGTTTGTAACACCTATCAGTCCTGCCATTACAGGCACAAACCCTACGGCGGGTATGTGGGATATATTTGTAGCTGCGAGCAATGTTATAACATTTAATAATGTTACAGATGCGATTGCAACAGGAAGAATACACAAAGAGGTGGCTGGTGCATGGACATTACTGCCTTCTACAGTTACTTACCCTACTTTTTCAACATCTGGCATAGAATCTTCTGGCAATTTTACCATCTTTTCCCCCCCTACTACCTACTACACCCTCGGCAATGCCACTTGGAACGTGAATAGCAATAATTGGTCGAACGATGGGACAAACCCTTGCAACTGTTCGCCTGCGGGTGTGGCAAATGCGACAGTTTATATTAGAAACACAGACGAAGTTACGGTTGCTGGTGCGGGCGACATCGCTTTGAACAATACCATTGACATCACAGGCTTTGGGGTGCTTACTTTGCAAAACGGCAATACCAACCCCTTTACGCTTTCTACCAATACCGCAGGCTCTACGATAAATCTTTTGGCAGGAACGCTTAACCTTGCTACTGCTACCACTTTTAATGGAACGGTGAGCAATCAAGGTGGGACAATTCCTGCCGCCCCTGCTCTTACCTTCGCCGATGGCTCTACCTACATTCATGCAAGGAACGGCGGTGCCATTCCTACGGCTACTTGGGGCAACACCTCTACTTGCCACGTTACGGGTATGACAAACTTACAACCAACTAATATCAGTGGACAATCTTTTGGACATTTGGTTTGGGATTCCCCAAGTCAGACCATAGGGACAAGTTTGTTTAATGCAGGAGTTAATGAAAACTGCACGGTGAAAGGAAATTTCACTGTACTTAATGTAGGTACAGGTTCGCTAACTTTAAAAAATGGAGGTGGAGCTACCGTCAATAATTTCTTAGTAGAGGGTAATTGTATAATAGAGGACGACTTTACCATTCAGGCAAACCCTGCGGGGGCTTCCACTGCTTTAGAAGTTTGGGGCGATTTCACACGTACAGCAGGTTTTTTCCGCTTCACCTCTAATAACGGTGCAGCCTTAGGTGAGCTAATTTTGGAAGGTGATTTTAATAATGCAGGCGCATTTGAACACTACACCAACTCGCGATTAGTCTTTGCAGGTGCAAATGACCAAACGGTTACAGGCAACTTGCCTTTTACAGCAGGAACAGGTGCTTTTGAGGTAAGAATAGACAAAGACGCAGCCGCCAATACGGTTACTTTGGGTGGAAATATCACCTTTGGTGGAACGAACACTCTAAATATCCAACAAGGCACACTTACTACTATTGCGACTGCACGCACGTTGAATTTCACAAACATCATAGGAGTGGGAATTTTAGATATGTCAACTGGGGGAGTTGCTCATACCCTCAATTTGAACGGAACAGGTAACACTTTTAATGGCACACTTATCTCGTCTGCCAATAGCCTTGTTAATTACAACGGTACTGTCGCTCAAAACATCTTCGCACCTTCGTCGGGTAGTTATGGACGTTTGACCTTGACTAACGCAAACGTAAAAACCCTTTTAGGCAATATTAGCCTAATAGGAAACTTTACCAATAATGCAGGGGCAGGCAATTTTGACCCAGATACTTTTGGTGTGAGTTTTATCGGCACTAACGCCCAAACCATAGGGGGTTCGAGTGGTACAAACTTCGCCCTTCTTACCATCGACAACGCCGCAAACGTAGGTTTGGCACAATCTATCAATGCCCAATCATTGCATTTAGAGGAAGGAAGGCTTACTTTAAATACGCATGACTTTGGCTTTTCGGGCACTGCCGCTGCTCTTACGCGCAATACAGGCTGGATAGAAACAAATGATTTGGGTAGCTTTATATTATTAAATGCCAATACAAATTTTACTTTCCCTATCGGTAGCGATACTCAATATCAGCCTTTGCGCCTAAGCAATGCGGCAGCCAATGCCAACGTGCGCTTTGGCACTTCCACTGCACCTTTGACTTCGGGAACAGCTTCTTGGTTTGCCCAAAATAGTGGGGCTACTTCTGATGTCGTTTTGGTCAATCCACAAGGGGCGGGTATTGTGCCTAACTTTTCCAAAATTCAGGAATACACCACCGCTTGGAATCCGCTTCCTACCACAGACTACCCTGCTTCCGACGAATACCGCCTACCTGCCTACCTTTTCGATACAAGCGTAAAAGAGTTTGGTATAAAAGAGGGCAGTCCCTTTGTTACGACGTGGCAGACTACCGCTGCAAATGAGAGCATTACCATTCCGCATGATGGCACTGGCTACAACTTTACTGTTGATTGGGGCGATTCCAACATTGAAGTTCTAACAGATGTCGACTTTCCTTTTACCCATACTTACACCACCGCAGGCACTTACACAGTTTCTATAACAGGCGATTTCCCCCGTATTTATTTTAATAATGGCGGTGATAGACTAAAAATCCGCAGCATCGAGCAATGGGGGGATATTGCTTGGACTTCAATGGAAAACGCTTTTTGGGGTTGTGGAAATCTAACTTACAACGCCACCGATGCCCCCGATTTGAGCGGAGTCAGCAATTTAGCCCAAATGTTTCGCGCCGCAACCCTATTCAATGGCAACCTCAATAATTGGGACGTAAGCACGATTCAAAACTTAAATTTTATGTTCTGGGGTTGTGGCAATTTCAATCAACCACTCGATGCTTGGGACGTTAGCAGCGTAACAACTATGAGCAATACCTTCTGGGGTTGTAACATTTTTAATCAGCCTCTCAATAGTTGGAATGTGAGCAGTGTAACGAACATGAACGGGCTTTTTGTCAATAATATCGCCTTCAATCAACCCCTTGATAACTGGGACGTTAGCAACGTAACTAATATGGGAAATATGTTTTGGGGTTGCTTTATTTTCAACCAAAACATAACAGTTTGGGATATAAGCAGCGTGGCAGACCTTAGTTTCATGTTTTACAATGCAAGCAGCTTTAACCAAAACTTAGCTACTTGGAACGTAAACAATGTAATAAACCTGTCAAATATGTTTCTAAATGCAACTGCTTTCAACCAAAACTTAGGCAGTTGGAATTTGAGAACCGCAGGGGTAGATATGAATAATATGCTCGATAATTGCGGCATGAACACAGCCAATTACGACGCTACACTTATCGGTTGGGCTACAAATCCAAGTACGCCTAATAACGTGACGTTAGGTGCTTTGGGTCGTACTTATTGCGCCGCTCAAACGCAAAGAAACACAACCTTAGTAGGTACTAAAAGTTGGACGATTAACGGAGATACTTTCAACTGTGGCGTTTACTACTCTCGCAAAGATGGCGATTGGACAGATGCGACTATTGGCGATGGTACTTGGTCGACGGTAGCGTTAGGAGGCGCAAGCTGCGATTGTGTGCCACCAGCAGGGGCAAATGTTGTGATAGACCACACTGTTACGGCAGATATTGCCATTGCGCCTTTGCAAATTACGCTTTCAGGCACTTTGGATTTGCAGAATCTTAACCACACGCTCGCCACAACAACAATCCTCAATAGTGGCGGCACAGGCATTTTAGAAATAAGCGGAAATACGGCTGCTCTTGCAATCGCCAGTACAAGCGGCGACTTCTTCACAACGCCTACTAATATTGTCCGCTTCAATGGTGCAGCCGCTTATCAAATCGCCCTTCGCAGCTATCCGACCATAGAAAACAACCTAAGTGCAGGTGTATTGGGCTTGGAAACCGTCACGCCTACCAGCATAGACGTTTATGGCGACCTTAGAGCTACCAATGGGGCAAATTCAGGTTTTCTATCCAATGGGCATACGATTGTGATGCCTGATATCGCACCTGCCACTCACCAAATTATAGGCTTAGGCACAAGCGGTTTTAGTTTCCAAAACCTAACTATCGAAAGCAACACCACGACAGGCACTGCTGGTGCTATTGACATCAACGGAACACTTTTTGTCGAGGCAGGCGCAATTTTCACCAACAATACGCCTTTCTTTCAAGTTGCTACCGCTACCGCAACTATCGACGGCACAGGAAATTTTGTCAATAACGCCGCACTATACTACAATAGTGATGTGCCGATTCAGATGGCGGCAGCGAATTTGGATTTTAACACAAATCCGAATGATGTCATCTATCAAAGTGGCACAGCAAGCCCTGCGCCTACTACCTATCGTCAGTTATTTTTCCGAAATAGCAGAAATACAGTAGCAGGCACAATTACAGCCCAAAATGTAGCTTTTGACAATACCACAGGGGCAGCTTCCCTGACCTTAGTAGATGGTACAATTATCACGACAAACGATTTAAACCTACAAAATTCCAACGGCGCAACCCTTGATTTTGGAATAGGAAATGCTACCGTTACAGTCAATAATACCTTGAATGGTAATGCCAACTCTATCATTGTCCATAATGCAGGAGTGGGCAGCACCCAACTTTTAGACCTAAAAGGGGCAAACAATACGCTCAATGCCTTCAACAATACCAGCGCAGGGACAAGTATTGTGCGCTATTCAGGCAATGTCGACCAAAACGTTTTTGCCTCGCCCAACTATCAAAACATAGAAATTCAGGGTGGAGCTTTGAAAACTTTGCAGGGTAATGTTACTGCTTCGGGTACGCTTACCCTGACTGACGGGCGTGTCGTTTTGGGTGCAAATAATCTAACCTTATCCAATACAGCCGTCAATGACCAAATTCAACCGCTTCCCATTACGGCAGCCTCTTTTGTAATTGCAGAAGGGACAGGTAGGCTCACGCGCCAAAACTTGACAAGTCTAAATTTTGCCCTTTTCCCACTCGGTGTAGGTACAAATTTGGAAATGGTGCAGGTGCGCGTAGGAACGACAGGCAGTGCAGCCTCAGCAGGATTTAGCACACCGCTTGCGCCTCTAAATCCTGCGGGTACATTCAACCCTGCTTCGGGAATTTGGAAAGTGGCGGCAGATGGCAGTAGCGAGGTTGCAATTTTGCCTTCCTCTACTTTGGCAGGTGCAAAGGTGCATAAGCTAAATGCAGGCTTTTGGGAAAACACAGGTATTACTACCACTTTTTCCGACCCTCCTCCTACTTATACCACCAACGCCTTAGACCTTAGTACAGAACAAACTTTCACGCTCTTTGCAAAACCTGAAATTACGCTCACTACCATTCCACTTGCGGCTTCAAACGTGCCACAGGGAACAGCCGACTATCCTATTTATGCGTTTTCGGCTGCCGTTGTAGGGGGCAATACCGATTTTCAGTCTATCAATCTAACCACTTCTGGCTCGTATCAGGTTTCGGACTTAGTAAATTTCCAACTTTGGTACAATACAACAAATGATTTTGCCACTGCCTCCGCCATCTCTACACCAGTAGGCATTGTAACTTCGGGCAGTTCGCTCAATATAGCCACGCCACAAACCATCAACGACGGGCAGACGGGTTATTTCTGGATTACGACTTCGGTTGCAAATGCAGCAATTCCTACACGTGATATGTTGATGCAGCTACCCATTGCGGCTTCCTTTTCGGTAGGCGATATAATAGGGTTTTTAGATGCAGGTAATACGCATACGATTGTTTGCGCTCCGCTTGCCTTTACCACGCCTTCACCTTTGCCCAACGGAACTGTGGGGGCTGCTTACACACAAACGGTTGCCGTTTCGGGTCTAAATCCAATAACTACCTATGCCGTTCAAACGGGCGCACTCCCTACGGGGCTTGTCCTAAATCCGACAACAGGCGAAATTTCGGGTACGCCAACGGTTAATGGCATTTCCAGTTTCACACTTCGCGCTACTGACGGTACAGGTTATTTTGCAGATGGCAACTATCAAATTACAGTCGGTTGTCCTGCCGTTACTTACGCTGCCTCGCCTCCTTCCGAAACCATCTGTTCGGGGGCAACTACGAATATCACATTAAGTAGTAGTCCAGCGGGGGCAACTTTTTCTTGGACAGTTGCTGCTACGGGTACAGTTACAGGGCAGAGTGCAGGGGCAGGGACAACGATTGCCCAAACGCTTTCAGGTTCGGGAACGGTTACTTACACGGTTACACCTGACTATTTTGGTTGTGCAGGAACGCCTTTTGATGTAGTCGTTACGGTTGATATTATTTCACCGACTATCTCCTGCCCTGCAAATATTTCTGTCAATAACGACGCTGGAGTTTGTGGTGCAGCCGTAACTTATCCTGCGCCTACCTTTGCGGATAATTGTGCAGGCGCGACGGTTTCACAAACGGCAGGTTTGGCTTCTGGTGCA